Below is a genomic region from Cyprinus carpio isolate SPL01 chromosome B6, ASM1834038v1, whole genome shotgun sequence.
AAACATTGAATGCTAAAAATCTACTTTGaagcaaattaattaattgtcTAGATTCTAGATTGTTTAAATTCTAGATTCTAAATTCttaaccaacttttttttttttttaaggaaaatagtAGAGAGAGAAACAATTCTGTTGATAACCTGCAGAACAAATGCTTACTTTTAACAGCATTCCATACAGAATACTGTAATATTTGACAAAAATTGCCCTGTATCAAGAGCAATATTGCCATACTGTATGTTACCTAGGCGATATATAATTTTCGCACACATACATTCTCTGGGTAGATGAAGATATAATTTTACCCACAGTAACAGGTTTATAATacctaaataatgttttttaaacatttgtaactACCATAAgtcaataatatacattttatttatttatgcaacttttatgcaaaattaaattgTTCCAGTTTCTAATAGGTTTCTTAtatgtttttacttcatttaacagtacatttttaaatgtaatatatgtaaaaacattacatttacatttgtgtatgGGATAATTTATCCTCAACATCTAGTTGTTATACCTGACACTCaaacaactgcaaaaataaaGGCAATGCTATTTTGTTTCATCCTCAGAGCATTGCACACTTTATGGTTGAAAATATCAAGTAGAATATGTTACATTTGACTTTGAATCAAACATAGCATAGGTTGTGTGGATGTTGAAGGTAAAATTTAAAGATGTGAATTTCACCTGTGAGGATAAAAATTATGTGTCAGTAAAGCTTGACATTTGCAGCATGACGATGTTAGAAATGCTTTTACCCAGGTGCAACATCAGAGAGCTCTCCACTCAAACTAGTGTGACGGCAGGCATACTGATCAGCTCTGCTGCCACTTGGGCCAAATTCCAGACCGCACTTCAAACACtgagaggctgtgtgtgtgtgtgtgtgtcatctgttCAAGCAGGATGGTGGTGCTCTTTGAGTTTTCTGAAGAGTCTACAGCCAGACAGATGCTTTTCAGGGACTAAAAGACTCTTCTGTTCCTGGTTCTTGATGTCAGTGCAGATGTGAGATGAGGGATGTTGCATAACTGTTACAGGCAGAGCAATCTCTAACATGCATGATGAGCTAAACAGACATGTTGTCTTTTATGAATGTGAAGTCAAAATAAGACAGAAAGAACTAAAAATGGATGAAGTAAATACTGTAGCAAATAGTGCTGGACTGTAATCATCGTGACAAAAGAAGAGGGAAAAacaccttttaaaataaatgtgcttaaaATGCCAGACAGTTTTGGTGAGTTAAAGAAATATTCTGGgttatttacaattaatgttTATGGACAGAATTTGAGGCCTGCTGCTGATCACTGATcacaaaatacatgtttattattattattataattattattattattagtgctgttgttgttcttattaaaataaaatagagtatctggtcacaggtgtgtgtttattattttattttactatacattattttttaccgGCTTCAaatgtggctcatccaatcagaattgagagtaCAACCTATCAATTTTTATTCCATCAAACTATCAACTGTAAATTTGCCTAAATTATCTGTTTGATGCGAGAATTTTCTAGTAACCAAATGAATTAGCAAAAACCATGGAGTTTGCAGAATTTAGCCTCAACATAGTTCATGTTCCATGTGTATTTTGGGGTTGTGATACCAAACCAAAATAACCAGGTTTACTTTTTAGCTGCTCAGACACTGAATATAACTTTGTATAGACCAGGCTGTATGCAGTTTTATCACACCAGTCTGCAATCAAGCATCCAGTTTTTATAGTTATACTTTAATTAGTTACGGTTTGTACTGAGAGAGTAGCATATTTTCAAAGTTTATTGGCTGTGCTGGCAGCTTTAATGCCAGGCATCCATTATAAGTGCATTGCTGTAATCAACAGCGAGCCACAGTTTCTGCCCATGGACATTAAGCCATAAATGACCTGGAAAATTCCTTTAAAGACTCTTTACATGAAAATAAACTCATTTTCCATCTTATTTACTAGTTTAGTCACTGGTGCAAATGAAAAAAGATCACCATGAATGAGCTACGCTCTGACAACTGACACTATGAGGAAATGTAACCATTTGTTACATTGTTGAATCAGTGGTCTCCATCCCCATCCATTAAACCAGGAAGGGTTTACACAGTAGCGTACCTGCTGGCATGTCTGCCCGTCTCTCAAAGCTGGGAAGTTTGTCTACAAATGCGTCATCTCTGACATCAGACAATTACGTCAGCCCAAAAGACAGGACAAGAAAGacgacaaaacacaaacaaaaaataaacataattcaaattaaatgacaaataattcCAAAGAAAACCCCAAAGGTCACAGTTATTAAACGCAGATGTCACAATGGATGCATggcacatatttaaaattttaaaaagatgataacggaagaagaaaaaatggaatggtgagaaaaaaatgaccaaagctgaaaaaaatccaaaagaatGGAATAGCACAAGCAACAGATAGACCACATCCATCAAAAGCTCTAGAATCTTGATTTACAAAACATAGTATGCAAACCTCAGGAAATGCTGAAATTGaaaataccaaacaaaaaaactacctTTCCAGCATCAATGTAAGCATCCAGTTACAGCATTCAAATTGGTACAGCAGATGCCATATGTCACATTTCAAAAAGTCCAGCAAAGACACAAATAGCTTATGTTTGTATGTTATCTGTTAATAGTAATTAttctttaaattgttaaatataccttttatatcttttttaggtcttttttattttctacaatGCAAAGACCAATTACTCGGATCCAGAATTGTCGGGATTAAAGATGAAAACTTTTTatctatacaatatatatgtaaTCTTAGCAATGATTTCCACTTAAACATGCAAAAGATAAACTGATGCACACGCCATTATACTGTGTACAGTATgagcaaaactgtatttttagcaAAGCAATCAATCTTTCATAATCTTTCATAATTTCCAGTGATCTAAATACATCAGTGCAGAACGATGGAAATTTCActtcagtattttaaaaaaaacagcatcatcaCCATACTGTTTTGGTCCAAACTAAGCCAAAGCTGTAAAAGTATTATGGCAATGAATTCAAAGCTGAATCTAAAACCGTGCTGAAAACTGAGAAACAGAGACCCTTGTTTCACCAAATTCTAGTTTGAAAGGCAATTTCTAGAGCAGACACATAAAGACAAAGCAGCATGGCAAAGCAGAGAGAGTGATGGGAAATGGAGTCACACCTGACACAGACACGGAGAGCTCTTTACCGACGGTGGGAGTGGTGGCGGCACTCAGAGAGTTGGTGGAGGAGATTGAAGAGGTGCTTTCTGCACGGGCCAACGGAGCCAGAGGAGGGGGGCTTGACGAGTGTACAGGGGGGCTAAACGGCCGATTCTGACAGGAAAAGCAGGGAAAAGGAAGAACAGAAAGAAGGGAAGTTAAGTATCAGAAAAGTAGGGGTTTGTCCTTCTGGTCATGTTTTGGTAGTGTTTCTTGGATTTGGTTTCATGAATATTAGATACATAGTAAATATCAACCTAGGCTTTGTCTGGTATTTTGAGTTCTGACAtcttataaaagttaaaaaaaattacataggcCATGGAAAGGTCAGAGACATTGAGAATTTGTTGGGAACTAACAGGGACAGTAATGGTTGCTATCTGAAAGTACTGTGAATCTTTTATGTTATCACGTACCACGTCCCCTACGCTTGGTTTCCCAGGTGGCAGTTTGGGTCGTGAGGGTggccgaggtgggggagggggagggggagagcTGCTGGTAGCCAATGGTGAAGAGGGGCGTGCAGGGGAGGAGGAGCCTGTGGAGCAAGAGTATTCCATTAAAGCAAAGCCATTCAAAGAGTAACATGCATCAAGCCCAATCAAGAGCTCTTcccaattcagaaaaaaaattattgtacatTCAAGAATGCATGACACTTGACTGGAATAGCCTCAGAAAATATCTATACAAACCAATCCGCTCagattaaataaaactttaagagAAACCATCACACTTTACACAGAAACCTGCAGAGATTGCACAAaccatcaaaacaaaaacatgatgtgtatttttgaaaattaggATGCATGATAATGGTACATAAAAGTAGATGCATGACACCCCTGATTAGGACACTGCCAAAATTTGAAACCCAAAAATGTGGTAGTACCATAACAAATAGTAAGACTATATGTGtctatatatagaaaataatgagGCAAAAAGTTGTCAGATATCCCTCATCCCTCTTACTAAGAAGGCACTTCTGTAAAAACCCACATAACATGATGGTGACTGGAGCAGAATGACTCAAccaaatttatatgtattttcaaCATGCAGAACCTTTTGTGACTATTTATTACCTTAGAGTatattctattaatcaaaatcTGTTATTTCCCTAATGTGGATTGTGGTTTCTTTGTTTGAGGgctagttcacctaaaaattaaggctgcaactaatgattattttggtaatgaAATGATAAAGTGACAACTGGCAGCTGTTTTCCACACACAACATGCAGATGCATTTAATCGTTAATTCgttgttgattattttaattgAGCTTCATTTAGTTGTTGTAGCCCTACTAAAATTTCTCTGTGATCATTGCTCATAATCCAAACTTGAGCGACGTCTAAGCTGCTCTCATTCATACAATGAAACTGGATGGGGACCAGCAGTTCCCTGATAAGCTCCAAAAGGaccaaaaagcatcataaaaagtTCATACGACACATGCTCTATATTTCAAATATTCTGAACCCATATGATACTGTAGCTTTGTTTGAGGATCAGACCAAAACTTTCACTGAAAATCACTTTCAATAAATGGAAAGATGAGCTTTCTGCTAATAACTATTTCTATGCTCTACAGAAAACCTCATTCAGGTTTCAAAAGACAAGggaaatgatgatgaaaatgtttAGATTTGAGTGAACTAAAgctttaatgttcttttttttttttgataggacTCACCACTTTCATTTCCACTTGAACCAGCTGGAGGGATGGGCCCTGGGGATGACACTACCGCCCTGTATgtgggaggtggaggaggaggaggtgtcGAATGTGATCCTTGACCAATCTCTTTGGGTGAAGCGCTGCTCTCACTTGGGTCCTCTTTTGATGGGGTCTCCTCAGGGCTCTTATTGTCCTCTTGGTTCAGAACCAAGGGTGGAGGGATTGTGCGTTCACTTGTCTCTACAGTGGTTGGTGGGCTATTGGGTGGGTCTGATTGGGTCTCTGTCAGAAGAGCACATAGCGCAAAGTCTGTTTTGGGGTGAGAAAGATCATCTGATTTTGGTGGTGGTGGGGCCTCTTCAACCGGAGGAGGCGGGACAGTTGGAGGAGAAGGAGTGGTGCTTTTGGGAACAGCTGGGACAGGTGGGAGGCTGTCTTTCGGCGACTCAATGGAAGGAGGAGAAGGTGCTGGCTCTGCAGGAGGAGGTGGGGATTTTGGTAAAGGAGCATTCAGCTCCTCTGATGGAGGGGGTGATTTCGGTAATGGGGGTGCTGGTTCTGCTGGGGGAGGTGGAGATGAGGGGAATGGAGGTGCTGGCTCTCCCTCTGAAAGAGGAGGAGGTCTTTGAGGGGACTCATCATTGAAGCAGATCCACTTATCTCCAACATCTTGACCAGGTTTTGGAGAGTCTTCTGGGCCAAAGATGTTGTCTAGATCAGCTATAGAGGGCCTCTGTGAGGTCTGCCTTGAATTTTCCTCTTCTTTCTGCCCATCTGCATCAGGCACCATATAAATAtcatagaaaaaatagaaaaatgataAACAGCCCAAAAGCGAAAGGGAAGacaaaggaaaaggaaagagatACCTTCCCTACAAAAGAGATTTTTACAAAAGTCAAGCACAAACAAAACCAGACACATACTCGTTGGGGTGTCCAAAACTGCTCTTGGAGGGCCAACTTTctgcagattttagctccaaTGTGCCCCAACAGACTTGCCTTAAAGTTTCTAGTATTCCtcaagaccttgattagctggttgaGGTGTGGTTAACTGGGATTGGAACAACAGTCTGCAGAACAGTGGTACTCCAGGATCAGAATTAGATACCCCTGGTATAGACTGAGGCCTGGGTGGAGGGGGATCTTACCGGTAGGTTCTGTAGCAGGAGATTCAATCGGAGGGGGGGAGGTCGGCACATTCTTAGGCGGAAGCGGAGGCAGAGCTGCAATGACATTAGTGCAGCTGAAACAAGCTCTCACATACACCCGCCCACCCACCGTAGGCCACGCCTCCATGCCCCACAGCACCATGCAAAGGCAAGGTCTCATTCAGGTAGACAGGGACAACAGAGAAGGACTGTGGCATGGAATGAATAGCTCAGACTCTATGATAACACTTCACTCTTTGTGACCTAGAAAttcacactattattattatttaggatgttacataatttttatgttaatatatgtaGAAAGATAACTTATTTGTTTAGTATGCTTTtactagggcttgcatagactagtcaATTAGTCTATAATTTCTTCAATTAGTCCTCTAgtccaggggttttcaaactgaggCCTGTGGACCGTCAGGGGGCAACAGGGGTGCTTAGAGGTCTAGaaaatttgattgaaaaaaaaaataaaaattactagcgctttcaaaataaacatgtttctaaaatatgaaatatgtttaacatcatattatttaataacacataCACCAAAgattatatcattaatattttgttcTGCTTTCAAATAACTGGTAAGAAATCATTAATTTTATTCTACTTACATTACATTACCTTAACCATGAGAAATCTtgttatatatcattattattttaatggtttatacAACTTACATCAACATGGCTagagaaatatacagtatataatacaaagataatatttattaatttggctttagtacaatgacaataagcaaattataatttatttggaAATAACCTGTCTTTATTATATCACACTTAATATGTTTCTCACACAATACAATGGGTAAATAAAGCAGTTTTAGTCCAGTATTTTATGTGGCAACAACAGGAAGATAATTCCTCTGCCCACAAGCCGCCTCCCAGTTCAGCTGCATGTTATTAGCCTTAATTAGTAACTTATAACGGGCAAATATTTGGAGTGCTTTGCAATTTTAAACTCTCACCCGCATGATGTTAGCTGTGTTGAACAAACTTTGCAGCTGGCTGTCAGACCAGTCTTTGACCCATTTACTGTACATAAGATAAACACTGACTCACATCGCAGTTGACTACTTTCCTAGACGACTAGTCATATAGTAAAAAAATTAGTAGACATGCTAGCCCTAGTACTGATACATTTATGTAAAagtacatttagaaatatatcaCCATTAGCAAGCCAAACATTTGCTTCATTTAGCCTTATGCTTAAGATCAACCCACACCGTGTCATTTTGCTTTTTTGAGGTTTGGGCTGAAAAAAATAGGCCACACTGAGTAAACCGTCACCAAATTATATGAGTACAAGATGAgcttttgattttgattgttttcctGGCTAATGACTTAGAAATTAGTAGGTTAATGGAGACTGCCAAgggaaattattaaaacaaaaattcgGAGGCAATCATGATTTTTCCACTGAGACAACCATTCACCGTTTTGGAACATATGGGTTTATGATAGCAGGATGATGGCAATCATGCCACACAAGCAATGACTTACTTCCTGTAGGAAAAGGTCTTGCCAGAGAGGAGTCTAGGAGTTGCTCAGGCAGGGGTGCACCCCAAACCTCAGGTTCCTCTATCACCACTAATTTATGGAAGAGGACATGATACACAGTCGATGGTGGAGCAGAATTAACAACTGTGTGACTTACAGAGATGAAGAATCACCATGCAACACTTATCTATCCCCAATTTCTGTAATTAATGGCCTATGAATCTAATTGATTTCATTTCAGCTGCTGCAAATGGAACTGAGTGGGAGTCAACGCCACTAGTAAGCACTAATGAATGTTCTGTTCTCTAGTTTATGTTACAGAAAGCTAAAAAACGGTACTGAGTATAGATACAAACAAAtagtattattaaatactttgaaaaatatgtttCCTCTTTAAACCCTCTGTGAGTCCCATGaagacacatactgtatgtgacacAGAAAAATGAATTTTTGTTCAAGTGAATGAAGTGAACATAAATAATCTGGGCTGTGATCAGGTTCTGTTGGATTGTGAATTTTAAATTTCAGTGATCATGTTAATGAAATATCAATATCAAAAGCAGCACTAAGGGATAAGGATATGGTCATAAACAGTACCTTCACtggtcttctgctcatcaaaggcTGTTTCCAGCGGAGGGCCGAATAAGGCTGTTGCATCCTCTGGCACTGGAGATTTCTTATTACTGAAATGGAGGAGAATTAAGCCAGATTTGCATGACTCATCCACACAGATGCACACCAGTCACATCCAGGCTGCAACTCTCAAATTGTCTAATAtgatccatttaaactcatttaacatCAACAAATGTTTAAAAGACTTACCTACAACGCTAAATCGCAACAACCAGGGTTATATACCGTATAACCACATTTGGTAACATGACaattttagtatagggaccagttctctttattctacatccctaatcctacccaatacctgaacttaacaactaccttactaactattaattagTTAAGTTTCAATTTCAGGCCTTTTAGTTCCAGCACAAATTGCTCCATCTATAAGTGATGACAAACACACTGCACTTTATCAGAACTGCACCATACTCAAAATAATAGCATTCAGGTTAACAGTTTCTTTGTCAAATTCACAATGACATCACATACTGCAGTACTTGTGAATAATGAAATTATCTTATAAATATTTACCACTACATTTAGCATTAAAGTGCAACATTTaaccacaaaatataatttacctGCACCTAAATGTCAACCTGATTTTTAGACATTCACTTCCTGTCATAtctggcatatatatatatatatatttttttttacagaatgcaATCTGAAGTCTGGCTTGGAAGATTTATTCAATCCGATcatcatttttaatcttttaatttttgtgtgcacATCtgcgttttttaatttttttattttagttaacaaaacaataataaacttgGAAATAACAGACAAAAAGGCTGTTTCATAAAGTGTGTAAGTGTGCGTATAGATACCTAGCAGGCTCAGGAGGTGGCGCAGGTGCAGGAGCTGGTGCAGGCGTTGGAACAGCACGTCTCGGTCGTGCAATTTCTTCACCTGAGGTTAACAGCATGatcaaatgaacacaaataaactgcaCCTACTCATACACATGCAAGCATACCactatattcacattttaattccAGTCAACTATTTAGTGTCAGATTTGAATCCACATAGACATCAAACTCATAAAcccaaaaacaacatgcattatgTGTACTTACCGGGATTTCTTTTTGCCAGGCCCTGAAACAAACAGAAGGCCAAAACAATCATAAGACTAAAAGCTCATAACACCATATCTCTCATCAGCTGAGAAGAGTGCATTTTGGGTCAATTTAATCAAGGGAATGGGGAATCAAATTCAGACAGAGACATTGCCTTGATACCCTGTAATTTGCTGTTTCATAATGCATTCTACAGCTGACAGAAGAGCTGATTCCTATGATTGACTCAGGTGGTGAACACTCTTATCTGACTCACTGATGCATTAGTAACACTGGCATCAATGTTATTACATCAGGTTCTTCATCGTGGCTGTGAATTTCAAGTAGCACACAGCATTcgtttttttaatcatcaaaatggCATTCTTTGcactaaaatatgaaatgatattCAGATGAATATTCAGATATATCATATTTAGATGAAGAACTTGCTTTAGGCAAGGCTACAAATCATTCTCCAAAGTAAGCATTTTTTTGGTCACATGGGTCTATAGCACAAgtaagcaatatatttattcacatgGCCCATTTAATTAGCTAGAAACGACCAGTTGAGTGAAAGAGAAAGTGAATAAAAgtgctaatgttaacaaatagtgATGTCTATAAAGagtaatcattattaataaaaaacagttactGATTCTGACCTTTGCATTTCTATATGGAAATATCATTACATAGATGTAACATGTCTCTCTAAACATCTATTCTTTTAACAAAGGTATCTTCAAAACTCAAAAGTTCTGCCTCTGTATAACTGTTTCAACTGAATCACAAAGTGGTTCAAGCACTTGgagaacagaaaaataatttaattaaaagacacTTACCGGGCTACGTCTCTGTGACCAGCaaaaaggaagagagaagagacACCTGGTCAGAAAGTGATAAATCAGTAATACAGACTTCGATCAAAAGCAGCCTCTGTTcctaaatgtttacttttatgaTGTGCTTTAATAATGAGTTATATTTAAAGATTCGTTATTTTTGAGACCCTAGGAAGTCAgtgacaaagtttaaaaaaattaacattcaataaAGAATTCAATCTGTTCATCACATAAAACTATTATACAGCTGGAGAAAATATGGAACACAAGTCATATTGAGcacttttaaaatactatttattgtcttttgtgcccttttttgaatattaaaagttCCAATTCAAAATTAAGCTTTTTGCTTTTGAATGTCATGAAGGATATTTTTCACTTAACTGTGAGGATAACATTCATGCAACAATAAAGATCTCATCTTATGTAAGCACTATTATAACTAACTTGGAAATACTCTGCTTCAAAAGGCACTTTTCCAGTTTTCAGCAATTCTTGAAAATAGTATTTATGCATATATTGCCCACGTTGCACCTGTGCAATGCTGCTTGTCTCAGCACTGTTTATTCTTCAGAGGATCTAAAAGCATAGAAAGTTTGTACTGCTCATGAGTCATTTCAAAGAGATTACTGtatgtcaaacaaaaaaaaaaatatggtcatGATACTCCTGGACCAAATTCACAGTTCTAATGCAAACAAAATGACAAGAAAGTTCATTTTCTGTTGACATTCACTCCAGCTGTGGACATCCATTCGTGCTCACTCCAATTTAacctcatctttctttttttccttcataGCTGGATTAAGTCCAGGAACAGGGGCCCTGAGTTCAGTCTGGCTCGATAGTTCTAAGTGATTAGACTGATGTACCAGTGGCAAAGTCTAATCCTATAGACTGTAAGCAATGGTCACCTCCAATCGAAGCCAAGAGTAGACAAGCAGAAAGACTGGCATGCAACCAAACACTTTAATGTAAGAGTTAGGCTGATGACTAAGGCTGCCCACTCATTCAAATAataaacagttacatttttttgAAGAGAAACATGCATAAACACCAGATGCAAAAGAACAAGATCAAAATTCATTgttcatctaaaaacaaaactaatgtcCAAGCACAGGGTCCAAGCACATGtgcacattttaatatactgtacaatgcTGGGTAGTAATTATTGTAATCTGGATTCCATGATCAGATTCCAGAAataaagtacttgtaattagattattttacattttaaaatactcataatcagattacagttactttattaattaatacatgaTTACATGTTATTCACACCATAGCAGTAAATTTCTCAGAATTTTTTAtagctaattttaatttaaaatccttttttaaaatacattcagaaagtcatctagtaactttttaaaatttattttaaaatattttattacacattttttttgttaattaataactTGTGAActccctgcagttccttcacaaatCCTGGTTTGGAAAAccatactattatattttatatatcaatatggtacaagattatccta
It encodes:
- the LOC109063235 gene encoding SH3-containing GRB2-like protein 3-interacting protein 1 isoform X10, which gives rise to MMEGLKKRTRKAFGIRKKEKDTDSTGSPDRDGGPQKKTNGAPNGFYGEIDWDRYNTPEVDEEGYSIRPEEEEGAAPKEKSHFFSSSESEEEEDHRKKFKIKIRPLPADTNIAAPSVDELKASIGNIALSPSPLRNSPRRSPGLAKRNPGEEIARPRRAVPTPAPAPAPAPPPEPASNKKSPVPEDATALFGPPLETAFDEQKTSEVVIEEPEVWGAPLPEQLLDSSLARPFPTGTLPPLPPKNVPTSPPPIESPATEPTDGQKEEENSRQTSQRPSIADLDNIFGPEDSPKPGQDVGDKWICFNDESPQRPPPLSEGEPAPPFPSSPPPPAEPAPPLPKSPPPSEELNAPLPKSPPPPAEPAPSPPSIESPKDSLPPVPAVPKSTTPSPPTVPPPPVEEAPPPPKSDDLSHPKTDFALCALLTETQSDPPNSPPTTVETSERTIPPPLVLNQEDNKSPEETPSKEDPSESSASPKEIGQGSHSTPPPPPPPTYRAVVSSPGPIPPAGSSGNESGSSSPARPSSPLATSSSPPPPPPPRPPSRPKLPPGKPSVGDVNRPFSPPVHSSSPPPLAPLARAESTSSISSTNSLSAATTPTVGKELSVSVSETDQPSLVWFDRGKFYLTFEGCSRGPSPLTMGAQDTLPVAAAFTETVSAYFKGADPNKCVVKITGEMVLSFPAGITRHFANNPSPAVLTFSITNYSRLEHVLPNPQLLCCDTTQPNPNSKEFWVNMPNLMTHLKKVAEQKPQATYYNVDMLKYQVLPKGLQSTPLNLAVSWRCEPTSTDLRIDYKYNGAAMTTPVVLNIVNFLFLVDCGVGVMKAVLPPAAWNAEQQRILWKIPDISQKSENGGVGSLLARFQLTEGPSKAAPVAVQFTSEGSTLSGCDIELVGLGYRFSLVKKRFAAGKYMADN
- the LOC109063235 gene encoding SH3-containing GRB2-like protein 3-interacting protein 1 isoform X5, producing the protein MMEGLKKRTRKAFGIRKKEKDTDSTGSPDRDGGEPQETELPQKKTNGAPNGFYGEIDWDRYNTPEVDEEGYSIRPEEEEGAAPKEKSHFFSSSESEEEEDHRKKFKIKIRPLPADTNIAAPSVDELKASIGNIALSPSPLRNSPRRSPGLAKRNPGEEIARPRRAVPTPAPAPAPAPPPEPASNKKSPVPEDATALFGPPLETAFDEQKTSEVVIEEPEVWGAPLPEQLLDSSLARPFPTGTLPPLPPKNVPTSPPPIESPATEPTDGQKEEENSRQTSQRPSIADLDNIFGPEDSPKPGQDVGDKWICFNDESPQRPPPLSEGEPAPPFPSSPPPPAEPAPPLPKSPPPSEELNAPLPKSPPPPAEPAPSPPSIESPKDSLPPVPAVPKSTTPSPPTVPPPPVEEAPPPPKSDDLSHPKTDFALCALLTETQSDPPNSPPTTVETSERTIPPPLVLNQEDNKSPEETPSKEDPSESSASPKEIGQGSHSTPPPPPPPTYRAVVSSPGPIPPAGSSGNESGSSSPARPSSPLATSSSPPPPPPPRPPSRPKLPPGKPSVGDVNRPFSPPVHSSSPPPLAPLARAESTSSISSTNSLSAATTPTVETDQPSLVWFDRGKFYLTFEGCSRGPSPLTMGAQDTLPVAAAFTETVSAYFKGADPNKCVVKITGEMVLSFPAGITRHFANNPSPAVLTFSITNYSRLEHVLPNPQLLCCDTTQPNPNSKEFWVNMPNLMTHLKKVAEQKPQATYYNVDMLKYQVLPKGLQSTPLNLAVSWRCEPTSTDLRIDYKYNGAAMTTPVVLNIVNFLFLVDCGVGVMKAVLPPAAWNAEQQRILWKIPDISQKSENGGVGSLLARFQLTEGPSKAAPVAVQFTSEGSTLSGCDIELVGLGYRFSLVKKRFAAGKYMADN
- the LOC109063235 gene encoding SH3-containing GRB2-like protein 3-interacting protein 1 isoform X8 yields the protein MMEGLKKRTRKAFGIRKKEKDTDSTGSPDRDGGEPQETELPQKKTNGAPNGFYGEIDWDRYNTPEVDEEGYSIRPEEEEGAAPKEKSHFFSSSESEEEEDHRKKFKIKIRPLPADTNIAAPSVDELKASIGNIALSPSPLRNSPRRSPGLAKRNPGEEIARPRRAVPTPAPAPAPAPPPEPASNKKSPVPEDATALFGPPLETAFDEQKTSEVVIEEPEVWGAPLPEQLLDSSLARPFPTGTLPPLPPKNVPTSPPPIESPATEPTDGQKEEENSRQTSQRPSIADLDNIFGPEDSPKPGQDVGDKWICFNDESPQRPPPLSEGEPAPPFPSSPPPPAEPAPPLPKSPPPSEELNAPLPKSPPPPAEPAPSPPSIESPKDSLPPVPAVPKSTTPSPPTVPPPPVEEAPPPPKSDDLSHPKTDFALCALLTETQSDPPNSPPTTVETSERTIPPPLVLNQEDNKSPEETPSKEDPSESSASPKEIGQGSHSTPPPPPPPTYRAVVSSPGPIPPAGSSGNESGSSSPARPSSPLATSSSPPPPPPPRPPSRPKLPPGKPSVGDVNRPFSPPVHSSSPPPLAPLARAESTSSISSTNSLSAATTPTVGKELSVSVSGCSRGPSPLTMGAQDTLPVAAAFTETVSAYFKGADPNKCVVKITGEMVLSFPAGITRHFANNPSPAVLTFSITNYSRLEHVLPNPQLLCCDTTQPNPNSKEFWVNMPNLMTHLKKVAEQKPQATYYNVDMLKYQVLPKGLQSTPLNLAVSWRCEPTSTDLRIDYKYNGAAMTTPVVLNIVNFLFLVDCGVGVMKAVLPPAAWNAEQQRILWKIPDISQKSENGGVGSLLARFQLTEGPSKAAPVAVQFTSEGSTLSGCDIELVGLGYRFSLVKKRFAAGKYMADN
- the LOC109063235 gene encoding SH3-containing GRB2-like protein 3-interacting protein 1 isoform X9; amino-acid sequence: MMEGLKKRTRKAFGIRKKEKDTDSTGSPDRDGGEPQETELPQKKTNGAPNGFYGEIDWDRYNTPEVDEEGYSIRPEEEEGAAPKEKSHFFSSSESEEEEDHRKKFKIKIRPLPADTNIAAPSVDELKASIGNIALSPSPLRNSPRRSPGLAKRNPGEEIARPRRAVPTPAPAPAPAPPPEPASNKKSPVPEDATALFGPPLETAFDEQKTSEVVIEEPEVWGAPLPEQLLDSSLARPFPTGTLPPLPPKNVPTSPPPIESPATEPTDGQKEEENSRQTSQRPSIADLDNIFGPEDSPKPGQDVGDKWICFNDESPQRPPPLSEGEPAPPFPSSPPPPAEPAPPLPKSPPPSEELNAPLPKSPPPPAEPAPSPPSIESPKDSLPPVPAVPKSTTPSPPTVPPPPVEEAPPPPKSDDLSHPKTDFALCALLTETQSDPPNSPPTTVETSERTIPPPLVLNQEDNKSPEETPSKEDPSESSASPKEIGQGSHSTPPPPPPPTYRAVVSSPGPIPPAGSSGNESGSSSPARPSSPLATSSSPPPPPPPRPPSRPKLPPGKPSVGDVNRPFSPPVHSSSPPPLAPLARAESTSSISSTNSLSAATTPTVGCSRGPSPLTMGAQDTLPVAAAFTETVSAYFKGADPNKCVVKITGEMVLSFPAGITRHFANNPSPAVLTFSITNYSRLEHVLPNPQLLCCDTTQPNPNSKEFWVNMPNLMTHLKKVAEQKPQATYYNVDMLKYQVLPKGLQSTPLNLAVSWRCEPTSTDLRIDYKYNGAAMTTPVVLNIVNFLFLVDCGVGVMKAVLPPAAWNAEQQRILWKIPDISQKSENGGVGSLLARFQLTEGPSKAAPVAVQFTSEGSTLSGCDIELVGLGYRFSLVKKRFAAGKYMADN